From Heteronotia binoei isolate CCM8104 ecotype False Entrance Well chromosome 17, APGP_CSIRO_Hbin_v1, whole genome shotgun sequence, one genomic window encodes:
- the PROSER3 gene encoding proline and serine-rich protein 3, protein MDSSAAVFSTQGSPFLEASNFQSHYHPSRAQPLSQRERTMALSPPRLQQRNRPASPKEAETSSLPLLPDCSCQEAKLPDSDSASPYNESWPSTERSSSSLTPEEARALPPEQTSGTKALASPELQGSIASFSNSESVIARYIERFRYGQPTTRRERWTPGSKSPPFWWLGHSSPTEGDISKTETSTSSSASRKDVDAANSFIGTDLDPLGGRPSSFSPVLDHSPSGESQDSSTLDPETISLQERAARLLHRSMSPLSSCRHVSSEGLSSTPTSTIANADADLIGQAPKPLVGHHHKASLGALTCPAVQILPSCSSLRPEDDILFQWRLRRKMEEASKAVAVLPSIGWRSQYCEPAYPPSTMGGAALSPEPISWKSKDRTTLAASEAQLKSTLNEHPCCCRDRWRSGPSSQPPAEGASFSDQNVMLGHSEPNQKQSVKEPILKEDSVPVRLDCLPPPKLAGATRPLDLSSPDHSQKAAWPAQKVFSEPRGKQRPFRSEQSRPKAPRDSAKPSVSPGKHVQRVLGEVVTERLFSLPDSPAPQKGKLKRTSKKQGLEDSLPDTVATPSYPELLYVAAQLLEQAEDSDGTDFEEDPLLQVLRSQRDLLRRQLRAVDVRVAQLEGHHSNQDFSNP, encoded by the exons GCTCTGAGCCCACCCCGTTTGCAACAGAGAAATCGCCCCGCCTCCCCCAAGGAGGCTGAAACGTCGAGCCTCCCGCTTCTACCTGACTGCAGCTGCCAGGAGGCAAAACTTCCTGACTCAGACTCTGCAAGCCCCTACAATGAGTCATGGCCATCAACTGAGCGCAGCTCGTCCtccctgaccccagaggaagCAAGGGCACTCCCCCCAGAGCAAACATCAGGGACCAAGGCACTGGCCTCTCCAGAGCTCCAGGGCTCCATCGCTTCTTTTTCAAATAGCGAATCAGTTATTGCCAG GTACATAGAGCGATTCCGTTATGGGCAGCCCACTACTCGTAGAGAGCGCTGGACGCCCGGCAGTAAGTCGCCTCCCTTTTGGTGGCTTGGCCATTCGTCTCCCACTGAAGGTGACATCTCCAAGACAGAGACATCGACATCTTCGAGTGCCAGCAGGAAGGATGTAGACGCAGCGAATTCTTTCATTGGGACAG ACTTGGACCCGCTTGGAGGGAGGCCATCTTCCTTCAGTCCCGTGCTGGACCATTCTCCTTCA GGGGAATCCCAAGACTCTTCCACACTGGATCCCGAAACAATTAGCCTGCAAGAGAGAGCAGCCAGGCTGCTGCACAGAAG CATGTCCCCTTTGAGTAGCTGCAGGCATGTGAGCTCCGAGGgactcagctccacccccacctctACCATTGCGAATGCTGATGCAGATCTGATCGGACAGGCCCCAAAGCCACTGGTGGGGCATCACCATAAAG CCAGCCTAGGTGCTCTCACTTGCCCCGCTGTCCAAATATTGCCATCTTGTTCTTCTTTGAGACCAGAAGATGACATCCTGTTCCAGTGGCGCCTGCGTCGGAAGATGGAGGAAGCCAGCAAAGCCGTTGCTGTGCTGCCCTCCATAGGCTGGAGGAGTCAATACTGCGAGCCTGCCTATCCTCCTAGCACG ATGGGCGGAGCAGCTCTGTCACCAGAGCCCATCAGCTGGAAGAGCAAAGACAGAACAACATTGGCAGCATCTGAGGCCCAGCTAAAATCGACTCTGAACGAGCATCCCTGCTGCTGCAGAGACCGCTGGAGAAGTGGACCCTCCTCCCAACCACCTGCTGAAGGAGCTTCGTTCAGCGATCAGAACGTGATGCTTGGACATTCTGAGCCAAACCAAAAACAAAGTGTGAAGGAACCGATCCTGAAAGAGGATTCTGTCCCTGTGCGCCTCGATTGTCTTCCCCCGCCAAAGCTGGCAGGGGCCACCAGACCTTTGGACCTGAGCTCCCCAGACCATTCCCAAAAGGCGGCCTGGCCTGCACAGAAGGTGTTCTCTGAACCCAGAGGAAAGCAGAGGCCATTCAGATCTGAGCAGAGCAGGCCAAAAGCACCCAGAGACTCTGCAAAGCCGTCCGTCAGTCCAGGGAAACATGTTCAGCGTGTCTTGGGAGAG GTGGTCACCGAAAGGCTGTTCTCCTTACCTGACTCTCCAGCTCCGCAGAAGGGTAAATTGAAGAGGACCTCCAAGAAACAGGGCCTGGAAGACTCTTTGCCAGACACTGTTGCCACTCCATCCTATCCTGAGCTCCTGTACGTGGCTGCTCAGCTCCTGGAGCAGGCTGAAG ACTCAGATGGCACCGATTTCGAGGAGGATCCGCTACTTCAGGTGCTGAGGAGCCAGAGGGACCTGTTGCGCAGACAGCTGAG GGCAGTGGACGTTCGGGTGGCTCAGCTAGAAGGTCACCACTCTAATCAGGACTTCTCCAATCCGTGA